A stretch of Gemmobacter fulvus DNA encodes these proteins:
- a CDS encoding carbohydrate ABC transporter permease: MSQARSTLGRSIAAHAVLIAYTIIALFPVFVTVVNSFKSRKAIFADPLALPTPETFDLVGYATVLKQGDFFQYFLNSMTVTVGSLTFVLLFGAMAAFALSEYRFKGNTLMGLYLALGIMIPIRLGTVAILQMMVASGLVNTRTALVLVYTAQGLPLAVFILSEFMRNVSNDLKNAGRIDGLSEFTIFFRLVLPLVRPAMATVAVFTMIPIWNDLWFPLILAPAEEVKTITLGSQVFIGQFVTNWNAVLAALSLAIVPVLILYLIFSRQLIRGITAGAVK; this comes from the coding sequence ATGTCGCAAGCCCGTTCCACGCTTGGCCGCAGCATCGCCGCCCATGCCGTGCTGATCGCCTATACCATCATCGCGCTGTTCCCGGTGTTCGTGACCGTGGTCAACAGCTTCAAATCCCGCAAGGCGATCTTTGCCGATCCGCTGGCGCTGCCTACACCCGAGACCTTCGATCTGGTGGGCTATGCCACAGTGCTGAAGCAGGGGGATTTCTTTCAATACTTCCTGAACTCGATGACCGTCACCGTGGGCAGCCTGACCTTCGTGCTGCTGTTTGGTGCGATGGCGGCCTTTGCGCTGTCGGAATACCGCTTCAAGGGCAATACGCTGATGGGGCTGTATCTGGCGCTGGGCATCATGATCCCGATCCGGCTGGGCACCGTGGCGATCCTGCAAATGATGGTGGCAAGCGGGCTGGTGAACACCCGCACGGCGCTGGTGCTGGTCTATACGGCGCAGGGCTTGCCGCTGGCGGTGTTCATCCTGTCGGAGTTCATGCGCAATGTGTCGAATGACCTGAAGAATGCCGGGCGGATTGACGGGCTGTCAGAGTTCACCATCTTCTTCCGCCTTGTGCTGCCGCTGGTGCGCCCGGCCATGGCCACGGTGGCGGTGTTCACCATGATCCCGATCTGGAACGATCTGTGGTTCCCCTTGATCCTGGCCCCGGCCGAAGAGGTGAAAACCATCACGCTCGGTTCGCAGGTGTTCATCGGCCAGTTCGTCACCAACTGGAACGCGGTTCTGGCGGCGCTGTCGCTGGCCATCGTGCCGGTGCTGATCCTCTACCTCATCTTCTCGCGCCAATTGATCCGTGGCATCACCGCAGGAGCCGTGAAATGA
- a CDS encoding N-acetylmuramic acid 6-phosphate etherase yields MTAQSTEARHPASAGFHALTDAQALSTLLDAQMSALTAVRAAFPALEQAAARSVDVLRAGGKMAYAGAGSSGLMALADSLELAGTFGIAPDRTPLMFAGGAAALLHLTGAVEDDPDLARVDLAQAGIGAGDVVLCLSASGTTPYTLVVAREAAARGATIVGFANVAGSALLDLADIPVLLDTGAEVVSGSTRMGAATAQKAALNLLSALVGVRLGHVHDGYMVNLIADNAKLVDRAARIVADISGVSRAMAEAALAQTGGAVKPAILVARGQSPAEAKAALAESGGHLSAALTR; encoded by the coding sequence ATGACAGCACAAAGCACAGAGGCCCGGCACCCGGCATCGGCAGGATTTCACGCCCTGACGGATGCGCAGGCTTTGTCGACCTTGCTGGATGCGCAGATGTCTGCCCTCACCGCTGTGCGTGCGGCCTTTCCGGCGTTGGAGCAGGCTGCGGCCCGTTCGGTCGATGTGCTGCGGGCGGGTGGCAAGATGGCCTATGCCGGGGCCGGCAGCTCGGGCCTGATGGCGCTGGCGGACAGTCTAGAGCTGGCGGGCACCTTCGGCATTGCGCCGGATCGCACGCCGCTGATGTTTGCAGGCGGGGCTGCGGCGCTGCTGCATCTGACCGGCGCGGTGGAGGATGACCCCGATCTGGCGCGGGTCGATCTGGCGCAGGCGGGTATTGGCGCGGGCGATGTGGTCCTGTGCCTCTCGGCCTCGGGCACCACGCCCTATACGCTGGTCGTGGCGCGTGAAGCGGCAGCGCGCGGGGCAACAATTGTCGGCTTTGCCAATGTTGCAGGCTCTGCCCTGCTGGACCTGGCCGATATTCCGGTGCTGCTGGATACGGGGGCCGAAGTTGTCTCCGGCTCGACCCGCATGGGGGCGGCCACGGCGCAGAAGGCAGCGCTCAATCTGCTGTCGGCGCTGGTGGGGGTGCGGCTTGGCCATGTGCATGATGGCTATATGGTCAATCTGATTGCCGACAATGCCAAGCTGGTGGATCGCGCGGCGCGCATCGTGGCCGATATTTCCGGTGTATCGCGGGCGATGGCCGAAGCGGCACTGGCGCAAACCGGCGGGGCGGTGAAGCCCGCCATTCTCGTGGCCCGTGGCCAATCGCCCGCAGAGGCGAAAGCTGCGCTGGCCGAAAGCGGCGGGCATCTGTCCGCCGCGCTGACACGCTAA
- a CDS encoding Ig-like domain-containing protein has protein sequence MVKAINFAVRNSAGGVVQGTAGGEGSNIIQIGSGEQVSLNLSQASVLGYERKGDNLIVKLADGNTIVLDGFYDVSPAHVNKLYLSSDGGVTEVLLQDNGADGVIYANYGPIDSWNKFSTVDDLRFAEADGLAGGEAYSDEPAGMGYLAPGLLGAGGLGAGALAAGLIGGAVLLGGGGSGGDGDGDGDGDGDGDGDGDGDGDGDGDGDGDGDGDGDGDGDGDGDGDGDGDGDGDGDGDGDGDGDGDGDGDGDGDGDGDGDGDGDGDGDGDGDGDGDGDGDGDGDGDGDGDGDGDGDGDGDGDGDGDGDGDGDGDGDGDGDGDGDGDGDGDGDGDGDGDGDGDGDGDGDGDGDGDGDGDGDGDGDGDGDGDGDGDGDGDTRATPTVDNPDADSTLTTNTEDPRLVVTGTGEPGDTVTVVIGNQTQVTTITETGTWGVTFEGETFPADGDYSSEVTVTGGGFTYELDGPDFLIDMTPPDVTATVGVESVGDVENAAEYEDGVTIAGEGEVGATIDVTIEGTTHSTVVAADGTWTVTFATTEIAAGEHSYGATITATDPLGNQTVIQETVVVDTITSVAFSDAAVTGDNVINAAEAGGSIVLSGTGEVGATVVVEWMGTSLPATVAADGSWTVSFAAGVVAGGTYASTATVTLTDAAGNTATDTREINVDTEISLAIDELQMTDNYVSAAERSASAGIALTGTGEPGASVTVTFEGIERSTTVTAEGTWSVTYAGSEITAGTYASEVSVTTTDAAGNSQTETHTVTVDTEVQNFGGASDSVVNGAESVNDLVVSGTVEPGSRVVVKFADGSWHNATVDAAGNWSATIPAAEIPAGESNATLTMAATDHIGNTKTLTQDVRIDTLVSQLGLTGEIAGDGVINATEHKQGVVVQGFVEPNSTVVVALENNISKTITAGADGKWSVTFASHELPVGNGIETDIRVSATDSVGNTDFFTETLLIDTVAPLSPEIVAVTPTKDAFGNAIGMRALFTETNDDSYSFDRIDASGSVTHLSATATENPTFGETEFRFGSTVPDGSYLVINNADDAGNTSSTLLIVNTTNSVEVDLDRAGLGQFDFAAVDLTWAPDAQMTITEDALDRLTGPDNTLIVKGDLADDVKLEGAFTQGGTQTIDGQTYTVYTLGDDAGTLLIDDDITTTLI, from the coding sequence ATGGTTAAGGCGATTAATTTCGCCGTCCGCAATTCTGCGGGCGGTGTCGTGCAAGGCACGGCAGGCGGCGAAGGCAGCAATATCATTCAGATCGGATCGGGCGAGCAGGTTTCCTTGAACCTGTCGCAGGCCAGCGTTCTTGGTTATGAACGCAAGGGCGACAACCTCATCGTCAAGCTGGCAGATGGCAATACCATCGTGCTGGACGGCTTCTACGATGTGTCGCCTGCCCATGTGAACAAACTTTACCTGTCCTCCGATGGTGGCGTGACCGAGGTGCTGTTGCAGGACAACGGTGCAGACGGCGTGATCTATGCCAATTACGGCCCGATCGACAGCTGGAACAAATTCTCGACCGTGGACGACCTGCGCTTTGCCGAGGCTGATGGCCTGGCGGGCGGCGAAGCCTATTCCGACGAGCCGGCCGGCATGGGCTATCTGGCGCCCGGCCTTCTGGGGGCAGGGGGTCTTGGTGCCGGTGCTCTGGCCGCAGGTCTGATCGGTGGCGCGGTGCTGCTGGGTGGCGGCGGTAGCGGCGGCGACGGCGATGGCGATGGCGATGGCGATGGCGACGGCGACGGCGACGGCGATGGCGACGGCGATGGCGACGGCGATGGCGACGGCGATGGCGACGGCGATGGCGACGGCGATGGCGACGGCGATGGCGACGGCGATGGCGACGGCGATGGCGATGGCGATGGCGATGGCGACGGCGATGGCGACGGCGATGGCGACGGCGATGGCGACGGCGATGGCGACGGCGACGGCGACGGCGATGGCGACGGCGACGGCGATGGCGACGGCGATGGCGACGGCGATGGCGACGGCGATGGCGACGGCGATGGCGATGGCGATGGCGACGGCGATGGCGATGGCGACGGCGATGGCGACGGCGATGGCGACGGCGATGGCGATGGCGATGGCGATGGCGACGGCGATGGCGATGGCGATGGCGATGGCGACGGCGATGGCGATGGCGACGGCGATGGCGATGGCGATGGCGATGGCGATGGCGATGGCGATGGCGATGGCGACGGCGATGGCGATGGCGACGGCGATGGCGATGGCGATGGCGACGGCGATGGCGATGGCGATGGCGACGGCGATGGCGACGGCGATGGCGACGGCGATACCCGGGCAACTCCCACTGTGGATAACCCGGACGCAGATTCCACGCTTACCACCAACACCGAAGATCCGCGTCTTGTGGTCACCGGCACGGGCGAACCTGGCGATACCGTCACTGTCGTGATCGGCAATCAGACCCAGGTCACCACGATCACCGAAACCGGCACCTGGGGTGTGACCTTCGAGGGCGAAACCTTCCCGGCGGACGGCGATTACAGCTCTGAAGTCACCGTCACCGGCGGCGGCTTCACCTATGAACTGGATGGCCCGGACTTCCTGATCGACATGACCCCGCCGGACGTGACCGCAACCGTGGGCGTGGAAAGCGTCGGCGATGTGGAAAACGCTGCCGAATACGAAGATGGCGTGACCATTGCCGGTGAAGGTGAAGTGGGCGCGACGATTGACGTGACCATCGAAGGCACCACGCACAGCACCGTGGTTGCGGCTGACGGCACCTGGACCGTGACCTTTGCCACGACCGAAATCGCGGCAGGCGAACATTCCTATGGCGCGACGATCACCGCCACCGATCCGCTGGGCAACCAGACGGTGATCCAGGAAACGGTTGTCGTCGATACCATCACTTCGGTTGCGTTCAGCGATGCCGCCGTGACCGGCGACAACGTGATCAACGCCGCCGAGGCCGGTGGCAGCATCGTGCTGAGCGGCACCGGCGAGGTTGGCGCGACGGTTGTGGTGGAATGGATGGGCACCAGCCTGCCCGCCACCGTGGCCGCCGATGGCAGCTGGACCGTCAGCTTTGCGGCAGGCGTTGTTGCAGGCGGCACCTATGCGTCGACCGCGACGGTCACGCTGACGGATGCGGCAGGAAATACGGCGACCGACACCCGCGAGATCAATGTCGATACCGAAATCTCGCTGGCAATCGACGAGCTTCAGATGACCGACAACTATGTGTCGGCGGCGGAACGTTCGGCTTCGGCGGGCATCGCGCTCACCGGCACCGGCGAGCCGGGGGCCAGCGTGACCGTGACCTTCGAGGGGATCGAGCGCAGCACGACTGTCACCGCAGAAGGCACATGGTCGGTGACCTATGCCGGATCCGAAATCACGGCGGGCACCTATGCGTCCGAAGTGTCGGTGACGACCACGGATGCGGCAGGCAACAGCCAGACCGAAACCCACACTGTCACCGTGGATACCGAAGTGCAGAACTTCGGCGGCGCGTCGGACAGCGTGGTGAACGGTGCCGAGTCGGTGAATGATCTGGTGGTGTCGGGCACGGTGGAACCGGGATCGCGCGTTGTGGTGAAATTCGCGGATGGCAGCTGGCACAATGCCACGGTCGATGCGGCTGGCAACTGGAGCGCCACCATTCCGGCGGCGGAAATTCCGGCAGGCGAAAGCAATGCCACGCTGACGATGGCCGCGACCGATCATATCGGCAACACCAAGACGCTGACCCAGGACGTGCGGATCGATACGCTGGTTTCGCAGCTCGGCCTGACGGGCGAGATTGCGGGCGATGGTGTGATCAACGCGACCGAACACAAGCAAGGCGTTGTTGTGCAAGGCTTTGTCGAGCCGAACTCGACCGTGGTTGTCGCGCTGGAAAACAACATCAGCAAGACGATCACGGCCGGGGCAGATGGCAAGTGGAGCGTGACCTTCGCATCGCATGAACTGCCGGTCGGCAATGGCATCGAGACGGATATCCGCGTCAGCGCCACCGACAGCGTCGGCAATACGGATTTCTTCACCGAAACCCTGCTGATCGACACGGTTGCCCCGCTTTCGCCGGAAATCGTGGCGGTGACGCCGACCAAGGATGCCTTTGGTAATGCCATCGGGATGCGGGCGCTGTTCACCGAAACCAACGATGATAGCTACAGCTTCGACCGGATCGACGCGTCGGGTTCTGTGACGCATCTGTCGGCAACGGCCACGGAAAACCCGACCTTCGGGGAAACCGAGTTCCGCTTCGGCAGCACGGTGCCGGATGGCAGCTATCTGGTGATCAACAATGCGGATGACGCGGGCAACACCTCGTCCACGCTGCTGATCGTCAACACCACCAATTCGGTGGAGGTGGATCTGGATCGTGCGGGCCTTGGCCAGTTCGATTTCGCTGCGGTCGATCTGACCTGGGCACCGGATGCGCAGATGACGATCACCGAAGATGCGCTGGATCGGCTGACCGGGCCTGACAACACGCTGATCGTGAAAGGCGACCTTGCCGATGACGTGAAGCTGGAGGGGGCCTTTACCCAAGGCGGAACCCAGACGATCGACGGGCAGACCTACACCGTTTACACGCTGGGCGATGATGCGGGCACGCTGCTCATTGATGACGACATCACCACAACGCTGATCTGA
- a CDS encoding ABC transporter ATP-binding protein, with amino-acid sequence MDTLTLNAVTKSFGSTDVIKGVDLTVKDGEFCVFVGPSGCGKSTLLRMIAGLEDVSSGDVTIAGKRVNDLAPAKREIAMVFQSYALYPHLTVRDNMGLALKQAGVAKPEVDAAIAKAAGMLSLEALLGRRPAELSGGQRQRVAIGRAIVRRPKLFLFDEPLSNLDAALRVATRIEIARLHRELGATMIYVTHDQVEAMTLADRIVVLRAGKVEQVGAPMELYNNPANTFVAGFIGSPQMNLLDAAALGLTSQTLGIRPEHLALSRSAGRLPGRVSHVEKLGGETLVYVVTETQGLLTVRLFGEHDYRVDEAVFLTPEESRAFHFGADGKRLY; translated from the coding sequence GTGGATACCCTGACCCTCAACGCTGTCACCAAATCCTTCGGCAGCACGGATGTCATCAAAGGCGTCGATTTGACGGTGAAAGACGGCGAGTTCTGCGTGTTTGTCGGGCCTTCGGGCTGTGGCAAATCCACCTTGCTGCGCATGATCGCGGGGCTGGAGGATGTCAGCTCTGGCGATGTGACCATCGCGGGCAAGCGGGTGAACGATCTGGCCCCCGCCAAGCGCGAAATCGCCATGGTGTTCCAGAGCTACGCGCTCTACCCGCATCTGACGGTGCGCGACAATATGGGGCTGGCGCTGAAGCAGGCCGGGGTCGCGAAACCCGAGGTGGATGCCGCCATCGCCAAGGCAGCAGGCATGCTGTCGCTTGAAGCACTGCTGGGGCGTCGCCCGGCAGAGCTTTCGGGCGGACAGCGGCAGCGTGTGGCGATTGGCAGGGCCATCGTGCGCCGCCCCAAGCTGTTCCTGTTTGACGAACCGCTGTCCAACCTTGATGCCGCGCTGCGCGTGGCAACGCGAATCGAGATTGCCCGCCTGCACCGCGAACTGGGGGCGACGATGATCTATGTGACCCATGATCAGGTCGAGGCGATGACGCTGGCCGACCGCATCGTTGTGCTGCGCGCGGGCAAGGTGGAGCAGGTCGGCGCACCGATGGAGCTGTACAACAACCCCGCCAATACCTTCGTGGCAGGCTTTATCGGCTCGCCGCAGATGAACCTGCTGGATGCCGCAGCGCTGGGCCTCACGTCGCAGACACTGGGCATCCGCCCGGAACACCTGGCTCTGTCGCGCAGCGCAGGCCGCCTGCCCGGCCGTGTCAGCCATGTCGAGAAACTGGGCGGTGAAACGCTGGTCTATGTGGTGACAGAGACACAGGGCCTGCTGACCGTGCGCCTGTTTGGCGAACATGATTACCGCGTGGATGAGGCGGTTTTCCTGACTCCCGAGGAATCCCGCGCCTTCCATTTTGGCGCCGATGGCAAGCGATTGTATTAA
- a CDS encoding carbohydrate ABC transporter permease encodes MSERKPFRWHIAVFLAPAVLIYTAIMIIPLFGTLNLSLYNLAGENRVFVGLRNFATLFGDPRWADSFWNALGNNAWFFVVHMLVQNPIGVLLAALLSSPRLRMGAFYRTAIFIPTILSFVIVGFVWKLILSPIWGIAPEMLDAVGLKFLFAPWLGKEEYALTTLALVSVWQFVGIPMMLIYAALLSIPEEVIEAAEMDGVTGWSQFWKIKLPLILPSIGIISILTFVGNFNAFDLIYVAQGALAGPDFATDILGTFLYRTFFGFQLQLGDPHMGATIATAMFGIILVGVCVYLFAIQTRLRRYQF; translated from the coding sequence ATGTCAGAACGCAAGCCGTTCCGCTGGCATATCGCGGTATTTCTCGCGCCTGCCGTGCTCATCTATACCGCGATCATGATCATCCCGCTGTTCGGGACGCTGAACCTGTCGCTTTACAATCTGGCGGGCGAGAACCGCGTCTTCGTCGGCCTTCGGAACTTCGCCACGTTGTTCGGTGATCCGCGCTGGGCCGATTCCTTCTGGAACGCGCTGGGCAACAATGCGTGGTTCTTTGTCGTGCACATGCTGGTGCAGAACCCGATCGGCGTGCTGCTGGCGGCGCTGCTGTCATCGCCGCGGCTGCGCATGGGGGCGTTTTACCGCACCGCGATCTTCATCCCTACGATCCTCAGCTTTGTGATCGTGGGCTTTGTGTGGAAGCTGATCCTCTCGCCGATCTGGGGCATCGCGCCGGAGATGCTGGACGCGGTGGGGCTGAAATTCCTGTTCGCGCCCTGGCTTGGCAAAGAGGAATATGCGCTGACCACGCTGGCGCTGGTGTCGGTCTGGCAGTTTGTCGGCATCCCGATGATGCTGATCTATGCCGCATTGCTGTCGATCCCCGAAGAGGTGATCGAGGCCGCCGAAATGGATGGCGTGACCGGCTGGTCGCAGTTCTGGAAGATCAAGCTGCCGCTGATCCTGCCCTCCATCGGCATCATTTCTATCCTGACCTTTGTCGGCAATTTCAACGCCTTCGACCTGATCTATGTAGCGCAGGGCGCCTTGGCGGGGCCGGATTTTGCCACCGATATTCTGGGCACCTTCCTCTATCGCACCTTCTTTGGCTTTCAGCTGCAACTGGGCGACCCGCATATGGGGGCCACGATTGCCACCGCCATGTTCGGCATCATTCTGGTCGGCGTCTGTGTCTATCTCTTTGCCATCCAGACGCGGCTGCGTCGCTATCAGTTCTGA
- a CDS encoding Gfo/Idh/MocA family protein, translating into MIRVLVAGLGTMGRSHALAYHHDPAFQIVGLVNRSARDLPPELQAYPLFTDYAAALADLTPDLVCVATYSDSHADYACTAMEAGCHVFVEKPLATTVADARRVVETATRLNRKLVVGYILRHHPSWQRLIAEARDLGGPYVFRLNLNQQSTGPTWEVHKALMQTTPPIVDCGVHYVDVMCQITDAKPVEVRGMGLRLSDEIAPDMYNYGHFQVIFEDGSLGWYEAGWGPMMSDTAFFVKDVVSPRGAVSIRMPDTARSDDIDTHTQTATLRLHRAGLGHTDLNMEDEPGHQALCDREQAYVARAITENLDLTRHMTDAVQSLAICLAADESVRSGQPVKL; encoded by the coding sequence ATGATCCGTGTTCTCGTCGCCGGTCTGGGCACGATGGGGCGCAGCCATGCGCTGGCCTATCACCACGACCCCGCGTTTCAGATTGTCGGGCTGGTGAACCGCTCTGCCCGCGATCTGCCGCCGGAATTGCAGGCCTATCCGCTGTTCACCGATTACGCCGCCGCACTGGCCGACCTGACGCCCGATCTGGTCTGTGTTGCCACTTATTCCGACAGCCACGCCGATTATGCCTGCACGGCGATGGAGGCGGGCTGCCATGTGTTCGTCGAAAAACCGCTGGCGACGACGGTGGCCGATGCCCGCCGCGTGGTGGAGACCGCAACCCGGCTGAACCGCAAGCTGGTGGTGGGCTATATCCTGCGTCATCACCCCAGTTGGCAGCGGCTGATTGCCGAGGCGCGCGATCTGGGCGGGCCTTATGTGTTCCGTCTGAACCTGAACCAGCAAAGCACAGGCCCGACATGGGAGGTGCACAAGGCGCTGATGCAGACCACGCCGCCGATCGTGGATTGCGGGGTGCATTACGTCGATGTGATGTGCCAGATCACCGATGCCAAACCCGTTGAGGTGCGCGGCATGGGTCTGCGCCTGTCGGACGAAATTGCGCCGGACATGTATAACTACGGCCATTTTCAGGTGATTTTCGAAGATGGCAGCCTTGGCTGGTATGAGGCGGGCTGGGGTCCGATGATGTCGGATACCGCGTTTTTCGTGAAGGATGTGGTCAGTCCTCGGGGGGCGGTGTCGATCCGGATGCCCGATACCGCGCGTTCGGATGACATTGATACCCATACCCAGACCGCCACCCTGCGGCTGCATCGCGCAGGCCTCGGGCACACCGATCTGAACATGGAAGACGAGCCGGGCCACCAGGCGCTGTGCGATCGCGAACAGGCCTATGTCGCCCGCGCAATCACCGAGAACCTTGATCTGACCCGCCATATGACCGACGCCGTGCAGTCGCTCGCCATCTGCCTTGCCGCAGATGAAAGCGTGCGCTCCGGCCAACCCGTGAAACTGTAG
- a CDS encoding TolC family protein, giving the protein MFGFGAGNRPDQVGLAPEDGEIRRAGAEAERRSALIDDLLSRQSILPASGAYAEVAQAVTEANAGVARAELRVARLKAEAKSKNWLPSIGPSVNLTSLGSIAASILIEQAIFDGGARKAERAYAAADVEVAAATLSMDANQRVFEGLGHYIRAQRAREQAQLAERAVGRMAEYERIMRLRVEGGMSDRSEQRVIEQKAAEMRLTMTNDRFTADQAMAELNAMAARPLNHLSGLGALPQDQGGPEPVSVLKARGDGARTLAEAQLLRAGYGPNLKAVGNWDDDDGLLGGLSIGVENGLGLGNGAEMAALNATGDVVDRRIAQSAEEANRRIVMLNHELATLAAREAEGAGVLAQTEASLAMFTEQYKVGRRPLMELVGMFETFSKMERDQASLKYEMALLRLEMARDRGVLANGAAL; this is encoded by the coding sequence ATGTTCGGCTTCGGTGCGGGAAACCGCCCCGATCAGGTGGGTCTTGCGCCGGAGGATGGCGAAATCCGTCGGGCCGGGGCCGAGGCAGAACGCCGGTCTGCCCTTATTGATGATCTCCTCTCGCGGCAGTCGATCCTGCCCGCGAGTGGAGCCTATGCCGAAGTGGCACAGGCCGTGACCGAGGCCAATGCCGGGGTGGCGCGCGCCGAATTGCGCGTGGCCCGCCTGAAGGCCGAGGCGAAATCGAAGAACTGGCTGCCCTCCATCGGGCCGTCGGTGAACCTGACCTCGCTCGGCTCCATCGCCGCGTCGATCCTGATCGAGCAGGCGATTTTCGATGGCGGTGCGCGCAAGGCAGAACGGGCCTATGCCGCCGCGGATGTTGAAGTGGCGGCGGCCACACTGTCCATGGATGCCAATCAGCGGGTTTTCGAAGGGCTGGGCCATTACATTCGGGCGCAGCGTGCGCGCGAACAGGCGCAGTTGGCCGAACGCGCCGTGGGCCGCATGGCGGAATACGAACGCATCATGCGGCTGCGTGTTGAAGGTGGCATGTCGGACCGTTCGGAACAGCGTGTGATCGAACAGAAGGCTGCCGAAATGCGGCTGACCATGACCAATGACCGCTTCACCGCAGATCAGGCGATGGCAGAGCTGAACGCGATGGCCGCCCGTCCGCTGAACCATCTGTCGGGCCTTGGGGCCTTGCCGCAGGATCAGGGTGGGCCAGAGCCGGTTTCGGTGCTGAAAGCCCGTGGCGATGGTGCCCGCACCCTGGCCGAAGCGCAGTTGCTGCGCGCGGGTTATGGGCCGAACCTCAAGGCCGTTGGCAATTGGGACGATGACGATGGCCTGCTGGGCGGGCTGTCGATCGGGGTGGAAAACGGCCTTGGTCTTGGCAACGGTGCCGAAATGGCGGCCTTGAATGCCACCGGTGATGTGGTTGACCGGCGCATCGCGCAAAGCGCCGAAGAGGCAAACCGGCGCATTGTCATGTTGAATCACGAACTGGCGACCCTCGCGGCACGTGAAGCCGAAGGGGCAGGGGTTCTGGCCCAGACCGAGGCCAGCCTTGCCATGTTCACCGAACAATACAAGGTCGGTCGCCGCCCGCTGATGGAGCTGGTCGGCATGTTCGAGACCTTCTCCAAGATGGAACGCGATCAGGCGTCGCTGAAATATGAAATGGCACTGTTGCGGCTGGAAATGGCACGCGACCGGGGTGTTCTGGCAAACGGGGCGGCATTGTGA
- a CDS encoding ABC transporter substrate-binding protein, whose protein sequence is MTKTIRYALLASTMLSSAAFAEDVTLTIESWRNDDLTIWQDTIIPAFEAANPGIKVVFAPTAPAEYNAVLNSKLDAGSAGDLVTCRPFDASLELYNKGQLADLTSLAAMANFSPVAKSAWQTDDGAATFCVPMASVIHGFIYNADAFAELGIEVPKTEAEFFTALDKIKADGTYIPLAMGTNDQWEAATMGYNNIGPNYWKGEEGRLALIKGDQKLTDPQWVAPFAQLAKWKDYLGDGFEAQTYPDSQNLFTLGRAAIYPAGSWEISGFNTQATFKMGAFAPPVAAAGDECYISDHTDIALGMNAKTAHPEETKKFLEWVGSAEFATMYANALPGFFSLNATPVEMADPLAKEFVGWRETCKPTIRSTYQILSRGTPNLENETWNASANVIKGTETPEDAAKRLQDGLASWYDPQK, encoded by the coding sequence ATGACGAAAACCATCCGTTATGCACTTCTGGCCAGCACGATGCTGTCCAGCGCGGCTTTTGCCGAAGATGTGACGCTGACCATCGAAAGCTGGCGCAACGATGACCTGACGATCTGGCAAGACACCATCATCCCGGCGTTCGAGGCGGCAAATCCGGGCATCAAGGTGGTGTTCGCGCCCACCGCCCCTGCGGAATACAATGCCGTGCTGAACTCCAAGCTGGATGCGGGTTCTGCCGGCGATCTGGTGACCTGCCGCCCGTTCGATGCCTCGCTGGAGCTGTATAACAAGGGCCAGCTAGCCGATCTGACCAGCCTTGCCGCGATGGCGAATTTCTCGCCGGTGGCAAAATCCGCCTGGCAGACCGATGATGGCGCGGCCACCTTCTGTGTGCCGATGGCCTCGGTCATCCATGGTTTCATCTACAATGCCGATGCCTTTGCCGAACTGGGCATCGAGGTTCCCAAAACCGAAGCCGAGTTCTTTACCGCGCTGGACAAGATCAAGGCGGATGGCACCTATATTCCGCTGGCCATGGGCACCAATGACCAGTGGGAAGCGGCCACGATGGGCTATAACAACATCGGCCCGAACTACTGGAAGGGCGAGGAAGGCCGTCTTGCGCTCATCAAGGGCGATCAGAAACTGACCGATCCGCAATGGGTTGCGCCGTTTGCGCAACTGGCAAAGTGGAAGGATTATCTGGGCGACGGGTTCGAGGCACAGACCTATCCTGACAGCCAGAACCTGTTCACCCTGGGCCGCGCTGCAATCTATCCTGCGGGCAGCTGGGAAATCTCGGGGTTCAACACGCAAGCCACCTTCAAGATGGGCGCGTTTGCACCGCCGGTCGCGGCTGCGGGGGATGAATGCTATATCTCGGATCACACCGATATCGCGCTGGGCATGAATGCCAAGACCGCCCATCCCGAAGAAACCAAGAAGTTCCTTGAATGGGTCGGCTCGGCGGAATTTGCCACGATGTATGCCAATGCCCTGCCCGGCTTCTTCAGCCTGAACGCGACCCCGGTCGAGATGGCCGATCCGCTGGCCAAGGAATTCGTGGGCTGGCGCGAAACCTGCAAGCCGACGATCCGGTCGACCTATCAGATCCTGTCGCGCGGCACGCCGAACCTTGAAAACGAAACCTGGAACGCCTCGGCCAATGTGATCAAGGGCACCGAGACGCCGGAAGACGCCGCCAAGCGCCTGCAAGATGGCCTTGCCAGCTGGTATGACCCGCAGAAGTGA